The Antedon mediterranea chromosome 7, ecAntMedi1.1, whole genome shotgun sequence genome has a segment encoding these proteins:
- the LOC140054281 gene encoding ashwin-like, whose product MEDNINEELSNLLNPENLSKQSLISILKQRMVVIDDENVTKEALLDLFHRTVLPRPQREMRNNRVGRMLKSRQKQVISLAPKPIEEHNLLTVKGSSRPVSSSPTAGGLVMSTNVASKPGFRLKPPPIVLNKKNRIAKLKNPSEEKQGNKKQNGKVIKLKSPPSTSSLSPPAKKRTMNLPTSTSPITNLKRPSQQTEQKLDGDSSPKKKPKKITWP is encoded by the exons atggAAGATAATATTAATGAGGAATTGTCTAATTTATTAAATCCAGAAAATCTATCGAAGCAATCgttaatttctattttaaaacag CGCATGGTTGTTATTGATGATGAAAATGTTACTAAAGAAGCCTTGTTAGATTTGTTTCATCGAACTGTTTTGCCTCGGCCCCAACGTGAAATGCGCAACAACCGTGTTGGAAGAATGCTGAAAAGTAGGCAGAAACAAGTAATATCACTCGCACCAAAGCCCATCGAGGAACATAATTTGCTTACAGTTAAAGGTTCATCGAGGCCTGTTAG CTCATCTCCTACAGCAGGTGGTCTCGTTATGTCAACAAATGTTGCATCAAAGCCTGGTTTTAGGTTAAAACCACCCCCTATTGTCCTCAATAAGAAAAATCGTATTGCAAAGTTAAAAAACCCCAGCGAAGAGAAACAAggcaataaaaaacaaaatggaaagGTTATCAAGTTAAAAAGTCCACCATCGACGTCGTCATTATCGCCACCTGCGAAGAAACGCACGATGAACTTGCCAACATCGACTAGTCCTATTACAAATCTTAAAAGGCCTTCGCAACAAACAGAACAG AAG
- the LOC140054280 gene encoding pre-mRNA-processing factor 17-like isoform X3, which yields MAAITALQAYGSEDESSGNGSETEDKQEDSVVHLKPLEKGNSVMKIQDRMMLNSAPVVDSKEEVGASIGIPVDFAKKEVSFNPTYEQLFAPKVGPVHPFKTFHSYGYALDPSSESDGTKIVGLVEEAKKNEGKTVFETTAVRPGDKRKKVRKNDPSDIDGYLGPWGKYVDEKTVSVPTEEEKEELDEILAKRSKKGKKQEEKAGEEKSTLHIKDAYDYQDRSFLHIPMDLDVDLKSTDPPEKCYLPKKLLHTWTGHTKGVAAIKLFPQSGHLLLSCGMDSKIKLWEVYNKRRVVRTYIGHKQAVRDACFNNSGDKFISAGYDRYMKIWDTETGECISRFTNNKVPYCVKFNPDEDKQHIFVAGMADKKIVQWDTRANEIVQEYDRHLGAVNTITFIDQNRRFVTTSDDKSIRLWEWDIPVDFKYIAEPNMYPMPSVTLSPNGKWLGFQSMDNQILIYGAQNRLRLNRKKNFKGHMVAGYACQMGFSPDMSYVVSGDADGKLNIWDWKTTKLFNKFKAHDGVSIGCIWHPHETSKVITCGWDGLIKLWD from the exons ATGGCGGCGATCACTGCTCTACAAGCTTACGGTTCTGAAGATGAAAGCAGTGGAAATGGAAGCGAAACAGAGGACAAACAGGAAGATTCAGTGGTACATCTGAAGCCTCTTGAAAAGGGTAACTCTGTAATGAAAATTCAAGATAGGATGATGCTCAATTCAGCGCCAGTTGTAGATTCAAAG GAAGAAGTAGGAGCTAGCATAGGCATACCTGTAGATTTTGCAAAGAAAGAAGTCAGTTTTAATCCAACTTATGAACAATTATTTGCACCAAAG GTTGGACCTGTACATCCATTC AAGACATTTCACAGTTATG GATATGCTCTGGATCCAAGCTCAGAAAGTGATGGCACGAAAATTGTAGGATTAGTTGAGGAAgccaaaaaaaatgaag GAAAAACAGTATTTGAAACAACTGCTGTTCGTCCAGGAGACAAAAGGAAAAAAGTCAGAAAGAACGATCCAAGTGATATAGATGGATACTTAGGACCTTGGGGCAAGTATGTGGATGAAAAGACTGTATCTGTACCAACTGAG GAAGAGAAAGAAGAATTAGATGAAATATTAGCAAAGAGAAGTAAGAAAGGAAAGAAACAGGAGGAGAAAGCAGGAGAAGAAAAATCTACACTACATA TTAAAGATGCATATGATTATCAAGATCGTTCATTCTTACACATACCAATGGACCTTGATGTTGATCTTAAATCAACTGATCCACCTGAGAAATGTTACCTGCCTAAGAAGCTCTTACACACCTGGACAGGACACACAAAAGGTGTTGCAGCCATTAAACTATTCCCACAATCAGGCCATCTGCTGTTATCATGTGGAATGGATAGTAAAATAAAG TTGTGGGAGGTATACAACAAGCGGCGTGTTGTTCGGACATACATTGGCCATAAGCAAGCAGTGCGTGATGCATGCTTTAATAACAGTGGTGATAAGTTTATCAGTGCTGGATATGATAGGTATATGAAAATATGGGATACTGAAACAG GGGAATGCATTTCAAGGTTCACAAACAATAAAGTTCCTTATTGTGTCAAGTTCAACCCAGATGAGGACAAACAACATATATTTGTTGCAGGAATGGCAGATAAAAAAATAGTTCAG TGGGATACACGAGCCAATGAGATTGTACAGGAATATGATCGTCATCTTGGTGCTGTCAACACCATCACATTCATCGATCAGAATCGACGATTTGTGACAACGTCCGATGACAAAAGCATTCGTCTTTGGGAATGGGATATTCCTGTGGATTTCAAGTACATCGCAGAACCAAACATGTACCCAATGCCAAGTGTCACGCTCAGCCCTAATG GAAAATGGTTAGGCTTCCAATCAATGGACAATCAAATTTTAATATATGGAGCTCAGAATCGATTGCGTCTGAACCGTAAGAAGAATTTCAAAGGGCACATGGTAGCAGGATATGCTTGCCAGATGGGCTTCTCACCAGATATGAG TTATGTGGTTTCTGGAGATGCAGATGGAAAGCTTAACATCTGGGACTGGAAGACGACCAAACTGTTCAATAAATTCAAAGCACATGATGGCGTCTCAATCGGCTGTATATGGCATCCTCACGAAACATCTAAAGTTATCACATGTGGATGGGATGGTCTTATTAAGCTCTGGGATTAA
- the LOC140054280 gene encoding pre-mRNA-processing factor 17-like isoform X1, giving the protein MAAITALQAYGSEDESSGNGSETEDKQEDSVVHLKPLEKGNSVMKIQDRMMLNSAPVVDSKEEVGASIGIPVDFAKKEVSFNPTYEQLFAPKVGPVHPFKTQQALAHRNTTAGYVEPTHFNAFTFENQRKTFHSYGYALDPSSESDGTKIVGLVEEAKKNEGKTVFETTAVRPGDKRKKVRKNDPSDIDGYLGPWGKYVDEKTVSVPTEEEKEELDEILAKRSKKGKKQEEKAGEEKSTLHIKDAYDYQDRSFLHIPMDLDVDLKSTDPPEKCYLPKKLLHTWTGHTKGVAAIKLFPQSGHLLLSCGMDSKIKLWEVYNKRRVVRTYIGHKQAVRDACFNNSGDKFISAGYDRYMKIWDTETGECISRFTNNKVPYCVKFNPDEDKQHIFVAGMADKKIVQWDTRANEIVQEYDRHLGAVNTITFIDQNRRFVTTSDDKSIRLWEWDIPVDFKYIAEPNMYPMPSVTLSPNGKWLGFQSMDNQILIYGAQNRLRLNRKKNFKGHMVAGYACQMGFSPDMSYVVSGDADGKLNIWDWKTTKLFNKFKAHDGVSIGCIWHPHETSKVITCGWDGLIKLWD; this is encoded by the exons ATGGCGGCGATCACTGCTCTACAAGCTTACGGTTCTGAAGATGAAAGCAGTGGAAATGGAAGCGAAACAGAGGACAAACAGGAAGATTCAGTGGTACATCTGAAGCCTCTTGAAAAGGGTAACTCTGTAATGAAAATTCAAGATAGGATGATGCTCAATTCAGCGCCAGTTGTAGATTCAAAG GAAGAAGTAGGAGCTAGCATAGGCATACCTGTAGATTTTGCAAAGAAAGAAGTCAGTTTTAATCCAACTTATGAACAATTATTTGCACCAAAG GTTGGACCTGTACATCCATTCAAGACACAGCAAGCACTAGCACATAGGAATACCACTGCAGGATATGTTGAACCTACTCATTTTAATGCTTTTACATTTGAAAACCAAAGAAAGACATTTCACAGTTATG GATATGCTCTGGATCCAAGCTCAGAAAGTGATGGCACGAAAATTGTAGGATTAGTTGAGGAAgccaaaaaaaatgaag GAAAAACAGTATTTGAAACAACTGCTGTTCGTCCAGGAGACAAAAGGAAAAAAGTCAGAAAGAACGATCCAAGTGATATAGATGGATACTTAGGACCTTGGGGCAAGTATGTGGATGAAAAGACTGTATCTGTACCAACTGAG GAAGAGAAAGAAGAATTAGATGAAATATTAGCAAAGAGAAGTAAGAAAGGAAAGAAACAGGAGGAGAAAGCAGGAGAAGAAAAATCTACACTACATA TTAAAGATGCATATGATTATCAAGATCGTTCATTCTTACACATACCAATGGACCTTGATGTTGATCTTAAATCAACTGATCCACCTGAGAAATGTTACCTGCCTAAGAAGCTCTTACACACCTGGACAGGACACACAAAAGGTGTTGCAGCCATTAAACTATTCCCACAATCAGGCCATCTGCTGTTATCATGTGGAATGGATAGTAAAATAAAG TTGTGGGAGGTATACAACAAGCGGCGTGTTGTTCGGACATACATTGGCCATAAGCAAGCAGTGCGTGATGCATGCTTTAATAACAGTGGTGATAAGTTTATCAGTGCTGGATATGATAGGTATATGAAAATATGGGATACTGAAACAG GGGAATGCATTTCAAGGTTCACAAACAATAAAGTTCCTTATTGTGTCAAGTTCAACCCAGATGAGGACAAACAACATATATTTGTTGCAGGAATGGCAGATAAAAAAATAGTTCAG TGGGATACACGAGCCAATGAGATTGTACAGGAATATGATCGTCATCTTGGTGCTGTCAACACCATCACATTCATCGATCAGAATCGACGATTTGTGACAACGTCCGATGACAAAAGCATTCGTCTTTGGGAATGGGATATTCCTGTGGATTTCAAGTACATCGCAGAACCAAACATGTACCCAATGCCAAGTGTCACGCTCAGCCCTAATG GAAAATGGTTAGGCTTCCAATCAATGGACAATCAAATTTTAATATATGGAGCTCAGAATCGATTGCGTCTGAACCGTAAGAAGAATTTCAAAGGGCACATGGTAGCAGGATATGCTTGCCAGATGGGCTTCTCACCAGATATGAG TTATGTGGTTTCTGGAGATGCAGATGGAAAGCTTAACATCTGGGACTGGAAGACGACCAAACTGTTCAATAAATTCAAAGCACATGATGGCGTCTCAATCGGCTGTATATGGCATCCTCACGAAACATCTAAAGTTATCACATGTGGATGGGATGGTCTTATTAAGCTCTGGGATTAA
- the LOC140054775 gene encoding uncharacterized protein: MEPKRQVRIALWITPRSLSTAFLKSMSTFEKAQLFQEPFFTAEMFGPERTMIIPQFDSILGNLPDVKNYTFEHVKNTLEMEYPGKDLVFTKDGAKSIYGRFECIPQGYQHVFLIRKPSKVHVSVDKLLDKAKGVGVEKDNFYSKNDKFLQGSPHRNLLELLEHVRDVLGQKPVVIDADDLTISPGKILKKFCEIVGLKYSESMLKWKPGPDQRWQRAESVQSLFACMTDAHDNSYTSTGFTVRTPGTETEAPLSELSDEVKKLVEDSTPYYEKLAAMKIKIED; encoded by the coding sequence ATGGAACCAAAGCGTCAAGTTCGTATCGCACTTTGGATAACTCCACGCTCTTTGTCGACAGCCTTTCTGAAGAGCATGTCTACGTTTGAGAAGGCACAACTCTTTCAAGAGCCTTTCTTCACAGCTGAAATGTTTGGTCCTGAAAGAACAATGATCATTCCACAATTTGATTCAATTTTAGGAAATCTCCCGGATGTCAAGAATTACACATTTGAGCACGTCAAAAATACGTTAGAGATGGAATATCCCGGTAAAGACTTGGTGTTCACGAAAGATGGGGCAAAGTCGATATATGGCCGCTTCGAATGCATCCCTCAAGGGTACCAACATGTTTTTCTGATCCGAAAGCCTAGCAAGGTGCATGTTTCTGTTGACAAACTTTTAGACAAAGCTAAAGGAGTTGGAGTGGAAAAAGATAACTTTTACAGTAAAAATGATAAGTTTTTGCAGGGGTCACCGCATCGGAATTTGCTCGAGTTACTGGAGCACGTTCGGGATGTCTTAGGTCAAAAACCTGTTGTCATTGATGCAGACGACCTTACGATATCACCCGGTAAAATTTTGAAGAAATTCTGTGAAATTGTAGGTCTTAAATATAGTGAGAGTATGCTAAAGTGGAAGCCTGGTCCTGATCAACGCTGGCAGAGGGCAGAGAGTGTCCAATCGTTGTTCGCTTGTATGACTGACGCGCACGACAATTCTTACACTAGCACTGGTTTCACAGTGCGCACTCCTGGTACGGAAACCGAAGCGCCATTATCGGAACTAAGTGATGAAGTAAAGAAGTTGGTGGAAGATAGCACGCCATACTACGAAAAGTTAGCAGCAATGAAAATAAAGATCGAagattaa
- the LOC140054280 gene encoding pre-mRNA-processing factor 17-like isoform X2, whose amino-acid sequence MAAITALQAYGSEDESSGNGSETEDKQEDSVVHLKPLEKGNSVMKIQDRMMLNSAPVVDSKEEVGASIGIPVDFAKKEVSFNPTYEQLFAPKVGPVHPFKTQQALAHRNTTAGYVEPTHFNAFTFENQRKTFHSYGYALDPSSESDGTKIVGLVEEAKKNEGKTVFETTAVRPGDKRKKVRKNDPSDIDGYLGPWGKYVDEKTVSVPTEEEKEELDEILAKRSKKGKKQEEKAGEEKSTLHIKDAYDYQDRSFLHIPMDLDVDLKSTDPPEKCYLPKKLLHTWTGHTKGVAAIKLFPQSGHLLLSCGMDSKIKLWEVYNKRRVVRTYIGHKQAVRDACFNNSGDKFISAGYDRYMKIWDTETGECISRFTNNKVPYCVKFNPDEDKQHIFVAGMADKKIVQWDTRANEIVQEYDRHLGAVNTITFIDQNRRFVTTSDDKSIRLWEWDIPVDFKYIAEPNMYPMPSVTLSPNGKWLGFQSMDNQILIYGAQNRLRLNRKKNFKGHMVAGYACQMGFSPDMSYVVSGDADGKLNIWDWKTTKLFNKFKAHDGVSIGCIWHPHETSKVITCGWDGLIKLWD is encoded by the exons ATGGCGGCGATCACTGCTCTACAAGCTTACGGTTCTGAAGATGAAAGCAGTGGAAATGGAAGCGAAACAGAGGACAAACAGGAAGATTCAGTGGTACATCTGAAGCCTCTTGAAAAGGGTAACTCTGTAATGAAAATTCAAGATAGGATGATGCTCAATTCAGCGCCAGTTGTAGATTCAAAG GAAGAAGTAGGAGCTAGCATAGGCATACCTGTAGATTTTGCAAAGAAAGAAGTCAGTTTTAATCCAACTTATGAACAATTATTTGCACCAAAG GTTGGACCTGTACATCCATTCAAGACACAGCAAGCACTAGCACATAGGAATACCACTGCAGGATATGTTGAACCTACTCATTTTAATGCTTTTACATTTGAAAACCAAAGAAAGACATTTCACAGTTATG GATATGCTCTGGATCCAAGCTCAGAAAGTGATGGCACGAAAATTGTAGGATTAGTTGAGGAAgccaaaaaaaatgaag GAAAAACAGTATTTGAAACAACTGCTGTTCGTCCAGGAGACAAAAGGAAAAAAGTCAGAAAGAACGATCCAAGTGATATAGATGGATACTTAGGACCTTGGGGCAAGTATGTGGATGAAAAGACTGTATCTGTACCAACTGAG GAAGAGAAAGAAGAATTAGATGAAATATTAGCAAAGAGAAGTAAGAAAGGAAAGAAACAGGAGGAGAAAGCAGGAGAAGAAAAATCTACACTACATA TTAAAGATGCATATGATTATCAAGATCGTTCATTCTTACACATACCAATGGACCTTGATGTTGATCTTAAATCAACTGATCCACCTGAGAAATGTTACCTGCCTAAGAAGCTCTTACACACCTGGACAGGACACACAAAAGGTGTTGCAGCCATTAAACTATTCCCACAATCAGGCCATCTGCTGTTATCATGTGGAATGGATAGTAAAATAAAG TTGTGGGAGGTATACAACAAGCGGCGTGTTGTTCGGACATACATTGGCCATAAGCAAGCAGTGCGTGATGCATGCTTTAATAACAGTGGTGATAAGTTTATCAGTGCTGGATATGATAGGTATATGAAAATATGGGATACTGAAACAG GGGAATGCATTTCAAGGTTCACAAACAATAAAGTTCCTTATTGTGTCAAGTTCAACCCAGATGAGGACAAACAACATATATTTGTTGCAGGAATGGCAGATAAAAAAATAGTTCAG TGGGATACACGAGCCAATGAGATTGTACAGGAATATGATCGTCATCTTGGTGCTGTCAACACCATCACATTCATCGATCAGAATCGACGATTTGTGACAACGTCCGATGACAAAAGCATTCGTCTTTGGGAATGGGATATTCCTGTGGATTTCAAGTACATCGCAGAACCAAACATGTACCCAATGCCAAGTGTCACGCTCAGCCCTAATG GAAAATGGTTAGGCTTCCAATCAATGGACAATCAAATTTTAATATATGGAGCTCAGAATCGGTTGCGTCTGAACCGTAAGAAGAATTTCAAAGGGCACATGGTAGCAGGATATGCTTGCCAGATGGGCTTCTCACCAGATATGAG TTATGTGGTTTCTGGAGATGCAGATGGAAAGCTTAACATCTGGGACTGGAAGACGACCAAACTGTTCAATAAATTCAAAGCACATGATGGCGTCTCAATCGGCTGTATATGGCATCCTCACGAAACATCTAAAGTTATCACATGTGGATGGGATGGTCTTATTAAGCTCTGGGATTAA